Genomic segment of Kibdelosporangium phytohabitans:
CCCCAGCTCACGCTCGTGCTCCAGTGCGTTCAGCGCCGCCTCCTCGAGCGAACGGAACCTCAGGCCGGCGTCGATCGCGGGCCGCACATCCCAGTTCGCGCCGATGATGTGGCCGCCGGGCACCCACAGCGGCAACGACCGGGGCCCCGCCCACGAGTTGACCTCCAACTCCTCGAGCTTCTGCTCGCTCACCGGCACGATCTCGGCGTCGCCACCGACCGCTGCCTTGATCCGGGTGAGCAGTTCGCCGAGCGGGATCGGCAGGCCGCTGGCGTTGAACGTGCCGCCGGCACGGCGTTCGGCACCGTCGACGATCCACGCCGCCAGGTCCTCCACGTCGACGTGGTGCGTGGCCTGGTCCGGTGCGTCCGGCACGACCGCCTGGCCGTCGCCGGACAGCCGGGCGGGCCAGTAGCCGAAGCGGTCGCTGATGTCGCCGCGGCCGGTGATCAGACCGGAACGGACGATGAACGCGTCCTGCCCGTAGACGTCCCTGACCGCGTTCTCGCTGGCCACCTTGATGGCGCCGTAGTCGTCCATGGTCTGCGCCGTGCCCTGCTCGCGCACCGGGTCGAAGACGGGATCGTCGACTCCGCCGGTGCGGAACTCCTGGTAGACGCTGATCGACGAGACGAACGTCCAGTGCGCGGATCGGATCTGCTCGACGGCCCGGTGGACGTGGGGATAGGAGATTTTCGCCACGTCCACCACCGCGTCGAAGCGCTCGCCGCGCAGCGGCGCCAGGCCGTCGGGATCGTCGCGGTCGAGCCTGACCAACGGGGCGGGCGCGCCGCTCGTGCTCCCCCTGGCCGCGCAGGTCACGTCGTGCCCGCGGCCGACGGCCTCCGCCGCGATCGCGCGACCGAGGAACACCGTGCCGCCCAGAACGAGAAGTCGCATGTCATCGATACTCGTCGTCACCCGGCCCGGTTGGCCAGCGTGCTCGCGCAGAGCGAAACTCCCAGGTCAGGTAGGCTTCCCAGGTCCATCGTGACCCGCTGTGATGTTCTTGACAATGGGAGCAAACGACCGTGGCCCGTGTCGTCGTCGACGTAATGCCCAAGCCGGAGATCCTCGACCCGCAGGGACAGGCGGTGGCCAAAGCACTGCCCCGTCTCGGATTCCAAGGTGTGACCGAGGTTCGCCAAGGCAAGCGCTTCGAGCTGGAGGTGGACGACTCGGTCGACGACGAGACGCTCACCAAGATCGCCGCTGA
This window contains:
- a CDS encoding NAD-dependent epimerase/dehydratase family protein, whose amino-acid sequence is MRLLVLGGTVFLGRAIAAEAVGRGHDVTCAARGSTSGAPAPLVRLDRDDPDGLAPLRGERFDAVVDVAKISYPHVHRAVEQIRSAHWTFVSSISVYQEFRTGGVDDPVFDPVREQGTAQTMDDYGAIKVASENAVRDVYGQDAFIVRSGLITGRGDISDRFGYWPARLSGDGQAVVPDAPDQATHHVDVEDLAAWIVDGAERRAGGTFNASGLPIPLGELLTRIKAAVGGDAEIVPVSEQKLEELEVNSWAGPRSLPLWVPGGHIIGANWDVRPAIDAGLRFRSLEEAALNALEHERELGLARPRKAGLTRGEEAHILAAR
- the purS gene encoding phosphoribosylformylglycinamidine synthase subunit PurS — translated: MARVVVDVMPKPEILDPQGQAVAKALPRLGFQGVTEVRQGKRFELEVDDSVDDETLTKIAADLLANTVIEDFTVRRLDA